In Clavibacter californiensis, the sequence GGCGGAAGGTGCCGGCCTCGAGGTCGGGCGTGATCTGCACGCCGGCCCGCGCGGGCACGGCCGCCAGCCGGATCGCGCCGCTCCCGCCGCGCGCGTGCGTCAGCGGCTCGACCGTGATCTCGCGCCCGATCGCCGCCTGCACGACGAAGGCCTCGGCCACGAGCGGCACGTCCCCGGCGCGGCGCACGGTGACGACCAGCTCGCCCGCCCCCTCCTCGCGCCCGTCGGACACCTGCAGCGCGACGGTCCGCGTGTCGCCGCCCGCCCCGGCGTCCGTGTAGACGACGCGCCCCTCGGGCTTCCAGCTGACGGCGTCGGGCGCGGGGACGCTCGCGCGCGTGAGGTACATCGGATCCCCGTCGGGGTCGTACCAGCCGCCCAGCACGTCGGTCTGCAGCCGGTCGCCCTCCGCGACCGTGCCCGTCGCGGGCCGCGACTGCTCGGGCGGCGAGTTCTCGTCGGCCCCCCGCACGGCGACGCGCACGTCGGCCGTCGCGGTGCCGCCGCGCCCGTCGCTCACGACGTAGGAGAACCGCACGGTGCCGGACGCGCCCGCGGCGAGCGCGAGCTGGAGGCCCTGGCCCTCGTCCACGATGACGACCGCGCCGACCGCCGCGTCCACGGGCGTGACGGAGTCGATCACGAGCACGTCGCCGTTCGGGTCGTGGTCGTTGAGGAGAACGGGCAGCGCGGTGGTGCGGCCGGGGCGCGCGCCGAGGTCGTCGTCGACCGCGACGGGCGGCTGCTGCACGCGGTCGGTCTCGGGCGGGGTGTCCGCGGTGTTCTGCTCGACGACCGTGTCGGAGCGGTCGCGGTCGATGAGGTCGGCCCAGTTGTCGATGAGTCCCGCGTCGCCCTGCACGGCCCACGCGGCGCCGCCGCGGGTGTCGTTGAGCACCACGCGCGATCCGTCGACCACGAAGCGCAGGGCGGCCTGCTGCGGCATGGATCCGATGCCGCTCGTGGCGCCCGCCGCCGTGCGCCGGGCGTCCTGGTCGCCGTCGCCCCCACCCGCGAGGGTCGCGGGCGCGAGGCAGCGCTGCCACGCGGATCCATCGGTCCAGCCCGCGAACTCGCAGCCGGCCACGCGGACGGGACGCGCGGGGTCGCCGCGCACGTCGCCTGTCACGACGACCGGATCCCCGCCCGCGACGGGCACCTCGACGAGCCCGCCCGAGTGCGCGACCAGGACGCCGCTGCCGTCCGACGACGCGCGCTGGAGGGCGACGCGCGCGTCCGCGGCCACGGATCCGGCGAGGTCGACCGTCCGCCCGTCGACGAGGAGGGCGCGCGCGTCGGCGTCGTACAGCGCCCAGTGGCCGTCGATGGACGTGAGCGCGAGGCGCTGGCCGGCGGGCCGGCCGGCATCCCCGGCCTGGACGGTCTCGCCCGCGAGGGCCGCCGCGGGATCGGCGGGGGCGTCGGCCGCCGCGGCCACGGGCGCGCCGACGGGCCCGACGTCGACCGTCTCCCGCACGGTGTCCTCGGTCGCGGCCTGGATGCGCGACAGCGTCCCCGTCGCGGCCGAGTACACGAGCAGCGTGCCGTCGTCACCCATGGACGCGACGGCGTCGGCCCCGAGGATGAGCGTGGGCGCGCTCGCGGCGTCGAACGCGGAGAGGCCGGCGACCGGCACGAGCCACAGCTGGCCCGTCGCCGGCACGAGGATCGCGGCGCGCGATCCCGCGAGCATGACCTCGGCGCCCGCGGGCAGCGGTGCGGTGTCGACCACCTCGCTCGTCGCGTCGTCGACCACGTCGAGCCGCGAGCTGCCGCGGTCGGCGAGCAGCACGGTGGATCCGGCCTGCAGCACGTCGATGTCCTCGCTGCGGGACTCGACGACGCTGTCGAGCTCGAGCACGGCCGTGTTGGCGCGGCCGATCGCCTGCTGCGCGGAGTTGACGACCCACACGGATCCGTCGTCGAGGTCGACGCGCTGCGCCTGGTAGCCGTCCGAGACGAGCGCGAAGCCCGTGAGGAGGGCGAGCACGACGGCCCCGCCGGTGACGGTCGCAGCGGCCTGGCGGTGGCGGCGGATCCACTCGCGGATCATCGCGGGAGCTCCGCGCACTTCTCCGTCGACGTCTTCCCGGCGATGCCGTCGCGCGTGACGGTGACGCGGATGCAGGCGCGGTCGCCCGTGCCGGCGCCCGCGGTGCCGCCCGAGCCGGACGTCACCCGGAAGGTCGTGTCGCGCTGCGTGCTCGGCAGCCCGCCGTCGCGCACCACCTGGTACGCGTCGCCGGCGCCGAGGCCGGGGTCGCTCCAGGAGAACAGCACGCCGTCGGCTGCGGCTGAGGCCTGGATCTCGCCCACCACCGGGATGTCGCGCGTCGCGTTCCCGCCGCCCGACCCGCCGAGGAGCACGCCCACGGCCACGCTCGCGACGATCGCGCCGGCCGCGGCCGCCGCGAACGCCACGCGGTGCCGCGCGAGGAACGCGCGCCGGCCGGGGAGGGTGGTCCGGACCGGGGCGGAGAGTCCGACGGGCCCGGAACCGGACCGGCCGAGGGAGGTGGACGCGGATCCCGCCCGGACCTGCTCGGACGCGGTCGCCGGGACGCCGGGACGCGCCGCGCCGCCCGTCTGCCGCGCCACCGCGGGCGCCGGCTTCCGCCGCGCGCGCCGGATGCCCGCCGCGCCGCCCGGCCCGGTCGTCCCCGGATCCACCTGCGCGATGCCGCGCACGCGCGTCGGGTCGTCCTCCTCGTCGACGCCCGCCGCGACGGCCGACGCCCACTCCTCGCTCGCGACCTCGAGCGGCGTCTGCGCCAACCGGAGCTCCGCCTCCACCGCCTGCAGCTCGCGCACGAAGGCGAGCGCCGACTCCGGCCGGGCGTCCGGCTGCCGCGACATCGCGCGGCGGAGCACCAGCTCGAGCCGCTCGGGCACGTCGGCGCGTCCCGTCGGCAGGGGCCGCGCCCGCTGGATCCGCGCCACGAGGTCCGCGGGCGCGTTCTGCCCGCCGGGCAGCTCGAAGGGGCTGCGCCCGGCGAGCAGCGAGTACACGGTCGCGGCGAGCGACCACACCTCGCTCCGCACGGTGCCGGGGCTCTCGTCGGCGAGCACCTCGGGCGCCGACCACGGGATCGAGAGGCCCACCGCGTCGGTCGCGGCGGCGTCCTCGAGCGTCGAGGCGATGCCGAAGTCGCTGAGCACGGGGTGGCCGAACGCGGTCGTCAGGATGTTGGCGGGCTTGATGTCGCGGTGCAGCACGCCCGCGCGGTGGGCGGTCTCCACGGCGCTGGCGATGCGGATCCCCACGCGCAGCACCTCCGCGACGCCGAGCGGCTCGCGCCGGTACCGGTCGCTGAGGCTCGACGAGCACAGCTCCATGACGAGGTACGGGCGGCCGTCGGCGGCGACGGACGCCTGGTGCACGGTGAGCACCGACGGGTGCGCGCTCAGCTGCGCCATGAGGTCGGCCTCGGCGCGGAACATGGCGCGGAGGCGCTCGGTCACGATCTCCGCGAGCATCACCTTCACGGCGACCTGGCGGCGCGGCATGTCCTGCTCGTAGAGGAACACGTCGGCGAAGCCGCCGGAACCGAGGACCGTCACGTAGGTGAACCCCGGCAGCACCGGCGGGGCGGACGGCAGGCGTCTGGCCATGGCCCCCTCTTCGGGTCGGGACCGACGGCAGGGGCTCTTGCGGGCGGCGGATGGATCTCTCGCTGTGAGACGAGTCTAGGTCGCTGATCCGCGCGGGTACACGGATCAGCGGCCTCCTGACGCCCCCTCTTCGGGAGCGACGATGTGCGGGCCGGGCTAGTCGCGCGGCGGCAGGTCGCGCGCGGGCTGGCCGATGTAGAGCTGCTGCGGGCGGCCGATCTTGGTGGCCTGGTCCTCGTTCATCTCGCGCCAGTGAGCGATCCAGCCGGGCAGGCGCCCGATGGTGAACAGCGCCGTGAACATGCGCGTCGGGAAGCCCATGGCCTTGTAGATCACGCCCGTGTAGAAGTCCACGTTCGGGTAGAGCTTCCGCTCGATGAAGTAGTCGTCCGCGAGGGCGACCTGCTCGAGCTCCTTGGCGATGTCGAGCAGCGGGTCCTGGATGCCGAGGGCCGCGAGCACCTCGTCGGCGCTCTCCTTCACGAGGCGGGCGCGCGGGTCGAAGTTCTTGTAGACGCGGTGCCCGAAGCCCATGAGGCGGACACCGTCCTCCTTGTTCTTCACGCGCTCCACGTAGCGGTCGACGCCCTCACCGGAGTCGCGGATGCGGCCGAGCATCGAGAGCACGGCCTCGTTCGCGCCGCCGTGCAGCGGCCCGAAGAGCGCGCCGATGCCCGCGGAGACGGAGGAGAACATGTTCGCCTCGGTGGATCCGACGAGCCGCACGGTCGACGTCGACGCGTTCTGCTCGTGGTCCTCGTGCAGGATCAGCAGGCGCTCGAGCGCGCGGCTGACGACGGGATCCACCTCGTAGCGTTCGGCGTTGTTGCCGAAGTTCAGGCGCAGGAAGTTGTCGACGAAGCTCAGCGAGTTGTCCGGGTAGAGGAACGCCTGGCCGAGGCTCTTCTTGTGCGCGTACGCCGCGATGACCGGCAGCTTGGCCAGCAGGCGCAGCGTCGAGATCTCGACCTGCTCGGGGTCGTGGACGCTCAGCGAGTCCTCGTAGTAGGTGGAGAGCGCGGACACCGCGCTGGACAGCACCGACATGGGGTGCGCGTTGGTCGGGAGCGCGCGGAAGAGGCCCTTGAAGTCCTCGTGCAGGAGCGTGTGGCGGCGGATGTCGTCCTCGAACCGCGCGAGCTCGTCGCTCGTCGGTAGCTCGCCGTGGATGAGGAGCCACGCCACCTCGAGGTAGCTCGACTGGCGCGCGAGCTGCTCGATCGGGTAGCCCCGGTAGCGGAGGATCCCCTGCTCACCGTCGATGTAGGTGATGGCCGAGCGGGTCGACGCGGTGTTCACGAAGCCGTTGTCGAGCGTCGTGAGGCCCGTCTTCTTCGTGAGCGCCGAGATGTCGATGCTGGACGCGCCCTCGACCGCGGGGAGGATGGGGAACTCCACCCGTCCGCCCGGGTACGTCAGGGTCGCCGTGGGCTTCTGCTCCGCCT encodes:
- a CDS encoding serine/threonine-protein kinase; this translates as MARRLPSAPPVLPGFTYVTVLGSGGFADVFLYEQDMPRRQVAVKVMLAEIVTERLRAMFRAEADLMAQLSAHPSVLTVHQASVAADGRPYLVMELCSSSLSDRYRREPLGVAEVLRVGIRIASAVETAHRAGVLHRDIKPANILTTAFGHPVLSDFGIASTLEDAAATDAVGLSIPWSAPEVLADESPGTVRSEVWSLAATVYSLLAGRSPFELPGGQNAPADLVARIQRARPLPTGRADVPERLELVLRRAMSRQPDARPESALAFVRELQAVEAELRLAQTPLEVASEEWASAVAAGVDEEDDPTRVRGIAQVDPGTTGPGGAAGIRRARRKPAPAVARQTGGAARPGVPATASEQVRAGSASTSLGRSGSGPVGLSAPVRTTLPGRRAFLARHRVAFAAAAAGAIVASVAVGVLLGGSGGGNATRDIPVVGEIQASAAADGVLFSWSDPGLGAGDAYQVVRDGGLPSTQRDTTFRVTSGSGGTAGAGTGDRACIRVTVTRDGIAGKTSTEKCAELPR
- a CDS encoding citrate synthase, producing the protein MTDGGQQADDRPKADEPQADEPQAEQKPTATLTYPGGRVEFPILPAVEGASSIDISALTKKTGLTTLDNGFVNTASTRSAITYIDGEQGILRYRGYPIEQLARQSSYLEVAWLLIHGELPTSDELARFEDDIRRHTLLHEDFKGLFRALPTNAHPMSVLSSAVSALSTYYEDSLSVHDPEQVEISTLRLLAKLPVIAAYAHKKSLGQAFLYPDNSLSFVDNFLRLNFGNNAERYEVDPVVSRALERLLILHEDHEQNASTSTVRLVGSTEANMFSSVSAGIGALFGPLHGGANEAVLSMLGRIRDSGEGVDRYVERVKNKEDGVRLMGFGHRVYKNFDPRARLVKESADEVLAALGIQDPLLDIAKELEQVALADDYFIERKLYPNVDFYTGVIYKAMGFPTRMFTALFTIGRLPGWIAHWREMNEDQATKIGRPQQLYIGQPARDLPPRD